One part of the Streptomyces sp. AM 2-1-1 genome encodes these proteins:
- a CDS encoding RNA polymerase sigma factor has protein sequence MLGDDAELTAAVLAAQGGSEEAFRVVYRAVQPRLLGYIRTMVGDADGEDVASEAWFQIARDLGRFSGDADRFRGWAATIARNRALDHLRMRSRRPAIGGDETELTGRPAHADTAGEAIEAMDTDRAMALIARLPQDQAEAVVLRVVVGLDAKSAARTLGKRPGAVRTAAHRGLKRLAEMLGGEHREAEQAGTVPEGPGNDGPERGAGGPDAGGRDVRGPGGPGPELGSVPAQRLGRGGAAAPAVAAPGVTHSLAWTQKDM, from the coding sequence GTGCTGGGGGACGACGCGGAGCTGACCGCCGCGGTGCTCGCGGCGCAGGGCGGGAGCGAGGAAGCCTTCCGCGTTGTGTACCGCGCCGTGCAGCCACGGCTGTTGGGGTACATACGCACGATGGTGGGGGATGCGGACGGGGAGGACGTGGCGTCCGAGGCGTGGTTCCAGATCGCCCGCGATCTGGGCCGGTTCAGTGGTGACGCCGACCGGTTCCGGGGATGGGCGGCGACGATCGCTCGGAACCGTGCGCTGGACCACCTGCGCATGCGCAGCCGACGGCCCGCGATCGGTGGTGACGAGACGGAACTGACGGGCCGTCCGGCGCACGCGGACACCGCCGGCGAGGCCATCGAGGCGATGGACACCGACCGGGCCATGGCACTGATCGCCCGGCTTCCGCAGGACCAGGCCGAGGCGGTCGTGCTGCGGGTGGTCGTCGGCCTCGACGCGAAGAGTGCCGCTCGGACGCTGGGGAAGCGGCCCGGCGCCGTACGTACCGCCGCGCACCGCGGGCTGAAGCGGCTCGCCGAGATGCTGGGCGGGGAGCACCGGGAAGCGGAACAGGCCGGTACGGTCCCCGAAGGGCCGGGGAACGACGGGCCGGAGCGCGGTGCGGGAGGGCCGGACGCCGGAGGGCGGGACGTGCGGGGCCCGGGCGGACCCGGGCCGGAACTCGGCTCCGTACCCGCGCAGCGCCTCGGACGGGGTGGTGCGGCGGCGCCCGCGGTGGCGGCTCCAGGAGTGACGCATTCGCTGGCGTGGACGCAGAAGGACATGTGA
- a CDS encoding DNRLRE domain-containing protein encodes MAVASVLVAETALLSLSVGAPFAADAQTAAVSDTTETATSADSVAAALLMARLQDRKIEVLSERSADSTTWALPSGELQTAAYAGPIRVKQGGAWKDIDTSLSDTGAHLTPAAAAADVTVSDGGDTKLASVASGDDRFGLGWSSTLPTPTVKDDTASYDLGGNQTLTVTALAQGFSQNIVLDEAPNAALSYRIPLNLDGLKLSEADSGHLLLKDSDGKLVAEAPAPMMWDSSKNAASGESDHQAKVTTEVETAADGAQSLVLTPDAEYFDQDLTYPVTVDPTSTLAVTTDTWVQTPDYTDSQVSSTELKSGTYDAGADIARAYLKFDVAAFKGKHITDTNLALYSSYSSTCSTSGAGTQVRRITGAWDSSAITWGAQPATTTTGAVTSTAALGYSTACPPGTVNFDIDAIVQAWADGSANYGLRVAGASETDSSTWRRYRSANYASGDVAGEPHLTVTYNSYAATSESAISPSAVNAYSGKRYITSYTPTLSAKVTDPDGSAVKGQFEISNDPAYTGEATYSYTAVSASVASGGTAKLTVPTASPVAGAHLRFRVRGYDGTDYGSWSGYTTFVPNVAKPAAPTIGCDTYAESGWTAKADEAVTCTLDTASADGAGYYWGLDDASVPKRVLDTTNGNGGDALTVSIAPAEGWHTLYVKTVDSGGNISATATSYSFGVGEDGAAITGPQEGITTARRVTLEARGLKTYAGIQWYYRSDAGDEWTLIPASDVTTASSGASVTWPAPMSDGAAAKLTWDVAATLDVDTDLEIRARLSNSSTSAYTAGRSIGLDRAGGYGPARNIGPGSVNLLTGNYSVVETDTDSFDMKLLRRAVSRTSERDGEDDASLVDAFGPGWAAGSGANVQAAGFSTVTKNSDSAVTLTGFDQETTISFTRTNGTWSSGGENSLTLTGTTDATTFTLADDSGIVSTFRLSGTVGTWKLDTVADTSTSDAVSVSQAVISGTEILARPKYSVTAASGVNPADCITNLTKVGCRALEFVYADSTTATASTFGDYTGRVSQVRLWAANPGAGAATSNAAVSYAYDSSGHLRQVWDPRISPALKTTYTYDSADRIATYTAPGRQPWSFTYGSIGNSAASGPGMLLTAKRAGTTLGEPDAVTTVVYGVPLSGSGAPYQMAVSDVARWGQQTAPTDATAVFTSGSVSSNSGADLSKDAYVTASISYSDAFGHAVNEATPGGHITTQEYNGNGDTTYEVTAANRELALGSAPSADDALARLGLQNESNTALRAQQLSTARTYAADSGLLLTETGPLHLVTVQSDLTASTGEASIAAGDVRAARKRVTYTYDEGRPPGAEAGNLVTTKTEGALIDGYGTLADSKVVASAYDWTTGNLTKETADPSGLALATGYAYASDGQINSVSRPGSGAAGKTVTTTARWTGSGSGACAGHPEWAGLTCTKTTAPSSDSTATTVTSYTYDRWGNRATVTVTSGGKNRATTYAYDGAGRLLQTTVTADTGTALPSRTVTYDTVTGLKRTVASDGKTASYGYDVRGRVTNYTDGSGNTTAISYDGLDRVTRTADSTGATTSYAYGTTSDGDRVVTVTDSIAGKFLLSHGAEDRLEAETLPDGSTLSIEYDQTGAAVERLYSAANGTVEMADIVARTITGAYATDSRTAGTSTSSTYTYDAADRLIKVKSTDGDTLCQTRAYTLDNAGNRTALATSTDCSATTSVAYTINAQNQISSSGYSSDAFGNTTATADGTQHDYYSDGTPLQVTHGTDRETWVLDAEQRPGTAVLATNTSGTWTTTSSRTSHYNGLLDGPSWDTDGTTSNRYVTDPDGNLLARTGSTSTTRLQLSDIQGNIAVELTTDTGEVTTHTYDEFGVTASTGRYGWQGVTQAADRRLAGLALMDGRNYAPSLGRYLSRRSTSVTESPSADSSQDSPFADSSRDSINLPFGTEY; translated from the coding sequence TTGGCAGTCGCATCCGTGCTGGTGGCGGAGACGGCGCTGCTGTCGCTCAGCGTAGGTGCGCCCTTCGCAGCCGACGCGCAAACCGCAGCGGTCTCCGACACCACGGAGACCGCCACATCGGCGGACTCGGTGGCGGCGGCCTTGTTGATGGCGCGCCTCCAGGACCGAAAGATCGAGGTGCTGTCGGAGCGCTCGGCGGACTCCACGACCTGGGCGTTGCCTTCAGGTGAGTTGCAGACGGCGGCGTATGCCGGGCCGATCCGAGTGAAGCAGGGCGGGGCGTGGAAGGACATCGACACCTCGCTGTCGGACACCGGCGCGCATCTGACCCCAGCCGCGGCAGCGGCGGACGTCACCGTCTCCGACGGCGGTGACACGAAGCTGGCGTCGGTGGCCTCGGGGGACGACCGTTTCGGTCTTGGCTGGTCCTCCACGTTGCCGACCCCGACGGTGAAGGACGACACCGCCTCGTACGACCTGGGCGGAAACCAGACGCTGACGGTGACTGCGCTGGCCCAGGGGTTCTCGCAGAACATCGTTCTGGACGAAGCGCCGAACGCTGCCCTCTCTTACCGCATTCCGCTGAACCTGGACGGCCTGAAGCTTTCGGAGGCGGACTCGGGGCATCTGCTTCTGAAGGACAGTGACGGCAAGCTGGTGGCTGAGGCCCCGGCGCCGATGATGTGGGACAGCAGCAAGAACGCCGCCTCGGGCGAGTCTGATCACCAGGCGAAGGTCACCACCGAGGTTGAGACCGCCGCCGATGGCGCCCAGTCCCTGGTGCTGACTCCGGACGCTGAATACTTCGACCAGGACCTGACATACCCGGTGACCGTGGACCCGACGTCGACGCTGGCGGTGACCACCGACACCTGGGTCCAGACCCCGGACTACACGGACTCCCAGGTTTCCTCCACGGAGCTCAAGTCGGGGACGTACGACGCGGGGGCGGACATCGCGCGCGCGTATCTGAAGTTCGATGTCGCGGCCTTCAAGGGCAAGCACATCACCGACACGAACCTTGCCCTGTACTCGTCCTACTCCTCGACCTGTTCGACCTCGGGGGCGGGCACCCAGGTGCGACGGATCACCGGGGCGTGGGATTCCTCGGCCATCACCTGGGGTGCTCAGCCCGCCACCACCACGACCGGTGCGGTCACCAGCACCGCGGCACTCGGGTACAGCACCGCTTGCCCGCCGGGCACCGTGAACTTCGACATCGATGCGATCGTGCAGGCCTGGGCGGACGGCTCGGCCAACTACGGGCTGAGGGTCGCGGGCGCCAGTGAAACCGATTCCTCGACGTGGCGGCGGTACCGTTCGGCGAACTACGCTTCAGGAGATGTGGCCGGCGAGCCGCACCTGACGGTGACCTACAACTCCTATGCCGCAACGAGTGAATCGGCGATCTCCCCCTCGGCGGTGAACGCCTACAGCGGCAAGCGCTACATCACCTCCTACACCCCGACCCTCTCCGCGAAGGTCACCGATCCGGACGGCTCGGCGGTGAAGGGGCAGTTCGAGATCAGCAACGACCCCGCCTATACCGGCGAGGCCACCTACTCCTACACCGCCGTCTCCGCCTCGGTCGCCTCGGGCGGCACCGCGAAGCTGACCGTCCCCACCGCCTCGCCGGTTGCCGGAGCCCACCTGCGCTTCCGGGTGCGCGGCTATGACGGCACGGACTACGGGTCCTGGTCGGGCTACACCACCTTCGTTCCGAACGTCGCCAAACCAGCGGCCCCCACCATTGGTTGTGACACCTACGCCGAGAGCGGTTGGACGGCGAAGGCCGATGAGGCTGTGACCTGCACCCTGGACACCGCCTCCGCCGACGGTGCGGGCTACTACTGGGGTCTGGACGACGCCAGTGTGCCCAAGCGGGTCCTGGACACCACCAACGGCAACGGCGGCGACGCGCTCACGGTGTCCATCGCCCCTGCCGAAGGCTGGCACACCCTGTACGTCAAGACCGTCGACTCCGGTGGAAACATCTCCGCCACCGCCACCTCTTACTCCTTCGGCGTCGGTGAGGACGGCGCGGCCATCACCGGACCTCAGGAGGGGATCACTACAGCCCGCCGAGTCACTCTCGAGGCCAGGGGGCTGAAGACCTACGCCGGCATCCAGTGGTACTACCGCTCCGACGCCGGTGACGAGTGGACGCTCATCCCCGCCTCTGACGTGACCACGGCGTCCAGCGGCGCTTCGGTCACCTGGCCCGCGCCCATGAGCGACGGTGCCGCGGCCAAGCTGACGTGGGACGTGGCGGCAACGCTCGACGTCGACACCGATCTGGAGATCCGCGCCCGGCTGTCCAACAGCAGTACCAGCGCCTACACGGCGGGCCGCAGCATAGGCCTGGACCGGGCCGGCGGCTACGGGCCCGCCCGAAACATCGGTCCGGGCTCGGTCAACCTGCTGACCGGCAACTACAGCGTCGTGGAGACCGATACGGACTCGTTTGACATGAAGCTCCTGCGTCGAGCGGTTTCTCGCACCTCGGAGCGCGATGGAGAGGACGATGCGAGCCTGGTGGACGCCTTCGGCCCTGGCTGGGCGGCGGGCAGCGGAGCCAACGTGCAGGCAGCCGGCTTCTCCACCGTCACGAAGAACTCCGACTCGGCCGTGACGCTGACAGGGTTCGATCAGGAGACCACCATCTCCTTCACCCGCACCAACGGAACGTGGAGTTCCGGCGGAGAGAACAGCCTCACACTGACCGGCACGACAGACGCCACCACCTTCACTCTCGCCGACGACTCCGGCATCGTCTCGACGTTCCGGCTCTCGGGCACGGTCGGCACATGGAAGCTGGACACGGTCGCAGACACCAGCACCTCTGACGCTGTCTCCGTCTCCCAGGCGGTGATCTCGGGCACCGAGATCCTGGCCCGGCCCAAGTACTCCGTCACTGCTGCTTCCGGGGTCAATCCGGCGGACTGCATCACGAACCTGACCAAGGTCGGGTGCCGGGCGCTGGAGTTCGTCTACGCGGACTCGACCACCGCGACCGCCAGCACGTTCGGCGACTACACGGGCCGTGTCAGCCAGGTCAGGCTCTGGGCCGCCAACCCGGGCGCTGGCGCGGCGACGTCGAACGCCGCGGTCTCGTACGCCTACGACAGCTCCGGGCATCTGCGCCAGGTGTGGGACCCCCGGATCAGCCCGGCACTGAAGACCACTTACACCTACGACAGTGCGGACCGCATCGCCACCTACACCGCCCCCGGTCGGCAGCCCTGGTCCTTCACGTACGGATCGATCGGAAACAGCGCCGCCTCAGGGCCGGGCATGTTGCTGACCGCCAAGCGCGCCGGCACCACCCTCGGCGAGCCGGACGCGGTCACCACAGTCGTCTACGGTGTCCCGCTCAGCGGTAGCGGCGCGCCCTACCAGATGGCAGTTTCCGACGTGGCCAGGTGGGGGCAGCAGACCGCGCCCACCGACGCGACGGCTGTGTTCACATCCGGCTCTGTGTCCAGCAACTCCGGCGCCGACCTGTCCAAGGACGCCTACGTCACGGCTTCGATCTCCTACTCGGACGCCTTCGGACATGCCGTGAACGAGGCCACCCCGGGCGGACACATCACCACCCAGGAGTACAACGGAAACGGCGACACCACCTACGAGGTCACCGCCGCCAACCGCGAACTAGCCCTGGGCAGCGCGCCCAGTGCGGACGACGCCCTTGCCCGCCTGGGCCTGCAGAACGAGAGCAACACGGCCCTGCGGGCCCAGCAGCTCTCCACCGCCCGTACCTACGCCGCCGACTCCGGTCTCCTGCTGACCGAGACAGGCCCGCTGCACCTGGTCACCGTCCAGTCCGATCTCACCGCCAGCACCGGCGAGGCATCCATCGCCGCGGGTGACGTACGCGCCGCACGCAAACGCGTCACGTACACCTATGACGAGGGCCGACCCCCCGGAGCCGAAGCCGGCAATCTCGTGACCACCAAAACGGAAGGTGCTCTGATCGACGGCTACGGCACCCTTGCCGACAGCAAGGTCGTAGCCTCCGCATACGACTGGACGACCGGCAACCTGACCAAGGAAACCGCCGATCCCTCCGGACTCGCGCTGGCCACCGGCTACGCCTACGCCTCCGACGGTCAGATCAACTCGGTCTCCAGGCCGGGCTCGGGTGCGGCCGGCAAGACCGTGACCACCACCGCAAGGTGGACGGGCAGCGGTTCGGGAGCCTGCGCCGGACACCCGGAATGGGCAGGCCTCACCTGCACCAAAACGACGGCCCCCAGCAGCGACAGCACTGCGACGACCGTCACCTCCTACACGTACGACCGCTGGGGCAACCGCGCCACGGTCACCGTCACCTCGGGCGGCAAGAACCGCGCCACGACCTACGCCTACGACGGCGCCGGACGTCTCCTTCAGACGACGGTCACCGCGGACACCGGCACGGCCCTTCCCTCACGAACCGTCACCTACGACACGGTCACCGGCTTGAAGCGGACCGTGGCCTCGGACGGCAAGACCGCCTCGTACGGCTACGACGTACGAGGACGCGTCACGAACTACACGGACGGCAGCGGCAACACCACGGCCATCTCCTACGACGGCCTGGACCGCGTCACTCGGACCGCGGACTCGACCGGAGCGACGACCTCGTACGCCTACGGCACCACGAGCGACGGTGACCGCGTCGTCACCGTCACCGACTCCATCGCCGGGAAGTTCCTACTCAGTCATGGGGCCGAAGACCGTCTGGAAGCCGAAACGCTCCCCGACGGCAGCACTCTGTCCATCGAGTACGACCAGACCGGCGCTGCGGTCGAGCGCCTCTACAGCGCCGCGAACGGCACCGTCGAAATGGCGGACATCGTCGCCCGCACCATCACGGGCGCCTACGCGACCGATAGCCGGACAGCAGGCACCTCGACAAGCAGCACCTATACCTACGACGCTGCCGACCGCCTGATCAAGGTGAAGAGCACCGACGGCGACACCCTGTGCCAGACCCGCGCATACACCCTGGACAACGCGGGCAACCGCACCGCTCTGGCCACCAGCACGGACTGCAGCGCGACCACATCCGTCGCGTACACCATCAACGCGCAGAACCAGATCAGCAGCAGCGGCTACTCCTCCGACGCCTTCGGCAACACCACCGCCACAGCGGACGGGACGCAGCACGACTACTACAGCGACGGCACACCGCTACAGGTCACCCACGGAACAGACCGTGAAACCTGGGTCCTGGATGCGGAGCAGCGTCCCGGCACAGCCGTGCTCGCCACGAACACAAGCGGAACCTGGACCACCACCTCCAGCCGCACCAGTCATTACAACGGTCTGCTCGACGGCCCAAGTTGGGACACCGACGGGACCACCTCCAACCGCTACGTCACGGATCCGGACGGAAACCTGCTAGCCCGCACCGGCAGCACCAGCACGACCCGTCTCCAGCTCAGCGACATCCAGGGCAACATCGCCGTCGAGCTCACCACCGACACCGGCGAGGTCACCACCCACACCTACGACGAGTTCGGTGTGACCGCCAGCACGGGCCGCTACGGCTGGCAGGGTGTCACGCAAGCCGCCGATCGGCGGCTTGCCGGGCTGGCACTCATGGACGGGCGCAACTACGCGCCTTCACTGGGGCGGTACCTCAGCCGACGGTCCACCAGCGTGACCGAATCGCCGTCGGCGGACAGCTCACAAGATTCCCCGTTCGCGGACAGCTCACGCGATTCCATCAACCTTCCCTTCGGAACGGAGTACTGA
- a CDS encoding STAS domain-containing protein, protein MTTLGASAGGAPLPVLAPHGEIDEDTLEPLERQIEEAIASHGGLILDAGDITFGDSTFLQLMLATHQRAHLRIAALSVPLRRLFAITGTDTVLHLHPDLEDAIAATSRTGHAPEA, encoded by the coding sequence ATGACAACACTTGGCGCTTCCGCTGGTGGAGCTCCCCTGCCGGTGCTCGCGCCGCACGGTGAGATCGACGAGGACACGCTTGAGCCCCTGGAGAGGCAGATCGAAGAAGCCATCGCCTCCCACGGCGGCCTCATCCTGGACGCCGGCGACATCACCTTCGGTGACTCGACGTTCCTCCAGCTGATGCTCGCCACGCACCAGCGCGCCCACCTGCGCATCGCCGCGCTCTCCGTGCCCCTGCGCCGGCTCTTCGCCATCACGGGGACCGACACGGTGCTCCACCTGCACCCCGATCTCGAAGACGCCATCGCGGCGACGTCCCGGACCGGGCACGCCCCGGAGGCGTAG
- a CDS encoding glycoside hydrolase family 20 protein → MFPSRGALAAGAALTAAALTLVSCGSGNGGSESGGDTASPSPSISPSPAGTSTEADSPSPSPTRDYPLSRAPRTIPAVREHTAARGPGWKPASSGGVVVADGSGALADEARLLARELKLRYRGETAPRTGDVELSLDKGAKSGAESYTLTARDGRVTISGPDEAGVFWGTRTLKQSVAADGSFPEGVVNDRPDRPQRGLNLDIARKPYSVEWMENRLRDMADLKMNQFGLHFSDDQAFRIESRSHPEIVAPDHLSQAEVKRILALAKSLHIEVVPEIDSPGHLGAVLAAHPDLQLRSVAGTASKGSLDLSKPGAAKLIDELLDEFTGLFPGSFWHLGADEYQALTVPDPDASYPHLLTAARQKYGDGATIEDLATGWLNDRAAVVRPKGKTAKAWNDGLFSGGTVQADKRIEIEYWTGKEIGAREPEAYLSEGRPVVNLNDEFLYYVLGQPNTFVYPTGERIYEQWTPLVLRGTRPVPARYSGQILGGRFAVWGDFPNAQTQAQVAEGIRMPLRATAQKLWVPGTPGLSWAEFRTLASEIDGRK, encoded by the coding sequence ATGTTCCCCTCACGCGGTGCCCTCGCCGCCGGAGCGGCGCTCACCGCCGCCGCGCTCACCCTCGTCTCCTGCGGCTCGGGAAACGGCGGCTCCGAGTCGGGCGGTGACACCGCCTCGCCGTCACCGTCCATATCCCCGTCGCCCGCGGGGACGTCGACGGAGGCCGACTCCCCCTCCCCGTCGCCCACCCGCGACTACCCCCTCTCCCGGGCGCCCCGCACCATCCCGGCCGTCCGCGAGCACACCGCCGCCCGTGGCCCGGGCTGGAAGCCCGCCTCCTCGGGCGGGGTGGTCGTCGCGGACGGCAGCGGGGCCCTCGCCGACGAGGCCCGGCTGCTCGCCCGGGAGCTGAAGCTGCGCTACCGGGGCGAGACGGCCCCCCGTACGGGTGACGTGGAACTCTCCCTGGACAAGGGGGCGAAGAGCGGCGCCGAGTCGTACACCCTCACCGCCCGGGACGGCCGGGTCACCATCAGCGGACCCGACGAGGCCGGCGTCTTCTGGGGCACCCGCACCCTCAAACAGTCGGTCGCCGCCGACGGCTCCTTCCCGGAGGGCGTCGTCAACGACCGCCCGGACCGGCCGCAGCGCGGGCTCAACCTGGACATCGCGCGCAAGCCGTACAGCGTGGAGTGGATGGAGAACCGGCTCCGCGATATGGCCGACCTCAAGATGAACCAGTTCGGGCTGCACTTCTCCGACGACCAGGCGTTCCGCATCGAGTCCCGCTCGCACCCCGAGATCGTCGCTCCGGACCACCTCAGCCAGGCCGAGGTGAAGCGGATCCTCGCCCTGGCGAAGAGTCTGCACATCGAAGTCGTCCCCGAGATCGACTCGCCCGGACACCTCGGCGCGGTGCTCGCCGCCCACCCCGACCTCCAGCTCCGCAGCGTCGCGGGGACGGCGTCGAAGGGGTCCCTCGACCTCTCGAAACCGGGTGCGGCGAAGCTGATCGACGAGCTGCTCGACGAGTTCACCGGCCTCTTCCCCGGATCGTTCTGGCACCTGGGCGCCGACGAGTACCAGGCCCTCACGGTCCCGGACCCCGACGCCTCGTACCCGCACCTGCTCACCGCCGCCCGGCAGAAGTACGGCGACGGCGCCACCATCGAGGACCTCGCCACCGGCTGGCTCAACGACCGCGCCGCCGTGGTCCGCCCGAAGGGGAAGACCGCGAAGGCGTGGAACGACGGCCTCTTCAGCGGCGGCACCGTACAGGCGGACAAGCGGATCGAGATCGAGTACTGGACGGGCAAGGAGATCGGCGCCCGCGAACCGGAGGCGTACCTGAGCGAAGGCCGGCCGGTGGTGAACCTCAACGACGAGTTCCTCTACTACGTGCTCGGCCAGCCGAACACCTTCGTCTACCCGACCGGGGAACGGATCTACGAGCAGTGGACCCCGCTGGTGCTGCGCGGCACCCGGCCCGTACCGGCGCGGTACTCCGGCCAGATCCTGGGCGGCCGGTTCGCGGTCTGGGGCGACTTCCCGAACGCCCAGACACAGGCGCAGGTGGCCGAGGGCATCCGGATGCCGCTGCGGGCCACCGCGCAGAAGCTCTGGGTGCCGGGCACCCCGGGGCTGAGCTGGGCGGAGTTCCGGACCCTGGCATCGGAGATCGACGGGCGGAAGTGA
- a CDS encoding 2-oxo-4-hydroxy-4-carboxy-5-ureidoimidazoline decarboxylase, translating to MGRGADGLARFNAAPFAVAEAALLECCGSVRWAHRMASHRPYPDLDSLLAASDEAGYDLSPTDVAEALAGEAAPALHEDAPRAAHLALRAAHAAYVSRFGHAFVICLDGHRPSRQVDQVLAGIRARLSHDPDEERSLTAEEMRRLARGRIVELVTAPAPDARPHPHPGAPAPLSPGTPRAPHPRPGTAPGSGAPSPSVADRLPL from the coding sequence GTGGGGCGCGGCGCCGACGGGCTCGCCCGGTTCAACGCGGCTCCGTTCGCCGTGGCGGAGGCCGCCCTGCTGGAGTGCTGCGGCAGCGTCCGCTGGGCGCACCGCATGGCCTCCCACCGCCCGTATCCCGATCTCGACTCCCTGCTCGCCGCCTCCGACGAGGCGGGTTACGACCTGTCTCCCACGGATGTCGCGGAGGCGCTCGCCGGCGAGGCGGCCCCCGCGCTCCACGAGGACGCGCCCCGCGCGGCGCATCTGGCGCTGCGCGCGGCGCACGCGGCGTACGTCAGCCGCTTCGGCCACGCCTTCGTGATCTGCCTCGACGGCCACCGGCCCTCCCGGCAGGTGGACCAGGTGCTTGCCGGCATCAGGGCCCGGCTCTCCCACGACCCGGACGAGGAGCGCTCGCTCACGGCGGAGGAGATGCGGCGCCTCGCCCGGGGACGCATCGTCGAGCTGGTGACCGCGCCTGCCCCCGACGCCCGGCCGCACCCGCACCCCGGCGCCCCGGCGCCCCTCTCCCCCGGCACTCCACGTGCCCCGCACCCGCGTCCGGGCACCGCGCCGGGGTCCGGCGCCCCTAGTCCGTCCGTGGCTGATCGATTGCCTCTTTGA
- a CDS encoding substrate-binding domain-containing protein, with product MRRGAGLLALCLTLVATLLTACSDGEGEETVRLRVLASPDLAVLTPLLGDLLEETGVDLRLDTRADAETRTPDPDRHDLAWLSSDRYLRLTDTTAIRGVQRTSTMLSPVVVGLRPDVARKLRARVPGGRLTWADIADAAATGTVRFGMADPHHAGSGLAALVGVATAAAGTGAALRPEDVSCDRLRGFRSGQTLTADTGPALVESYAGHQDGADALITYESDLLALNATGRLDDPLEVVRPEDGMVLADFPLLLLNPARRAAYDKVVRWLRRDSVQRRIMRQTLRRPVNTTVTRDAPLREPLGNALFYPDRPAVVEALLADYGDPDRRTASQVVFLLDFSGSMRGARMAALREAFAGLSGADSSASGKFTRFYRGERLTVVRFGGRVLEERTVTVTGPQDLTSLAGTVARGGYGDATAVWSALDRGYRTAARELAADPDRSVSIVLMTDGENNAGLSYAEFVRRHQALPASVRAAVPTYPVHFGEADAGELRRAAQRTGGRMVEAAGSSLSESFKEIRGCH from the coding sequence GTGAGGCGCGGCGCGGGACTCCTGGCACTCTGCCTGACCCTCGTCGCCACCCTGCTGACCGCCTGCTCCGACGGCGAGGGCGAGGAGACGGTGCGGCTGCGCGTGCTCGCCAGTCCCGATCTCGCCGTACTGACTCCCCTGCTGGGTGATCTGCTGGAGGAGACCGGTGTCGACCTGCGCCTGGACACCCGGGCCGACGCCGAGACACGCACCCCGGACCCCGACAGGCATGACCTCGCGTGGCTCTCCTCCGACCGCTATCTGCGGCTCACCGACACGACCGCGATCCGGGGGGTGCAGCGCACTTCCACGATGCTCTCCCCCGTCGTCGTCGGGCTGCGGCCGGACGTGGCGCGAAAGCTCCGCGCCCGGGTACCCGGTGGCCGCCTCACCTGGGCGGACATCGCGGACGCCGCCGCCACCGGCACCGTCCGGTTCGGCATGGCCGACCCGCACCACGCCGGCAGCGGGCTCGCCGCCCTGGTCGGGGTCGCCACCGCGGCGGCCGGTACGGGAGCCGCGCTGCGCCCCGAGGACGTCTCCTGCGACCGGCTGCGCGGCTTCCGCTCGGGCCAGACCCTCACCGCCGACACCGGACCCGCCCTCGTCGAGTCCTACGCCGGTCACCAGGACGGGGCCGACGCCCTCATCACGTACGAGTCCGATCTGCTCGCCCTCAACGCCACCGGCCGCCTCGACGACCCTCTGGAGGTGGTCCGCCCCGAGGACGGCATGGTGCTGGCGGACTTCCCGCTGCTCCTGCTCAACCCGGCCCGCCGCGCCGCGTACGACAAGGTCGTGCGGTGGCTGCGGCGCGACTCGGTGCAGCGGCGGATCATGCGGCAGACGCTGCGCCGCCCCGTGAACACGACCGTCACCCGGGACGCGCCGCTGCGCGAACCGCTCGGCAACGCGCTCTTCTACCCCGACCGGCCCGCCGTGGTGGAGGCCCTGTTGGCGGATTACGGCGACCCCGACCGGCGCACCGCGAGCCAGGTGGTCTTCCTGCTCGACTTCTCCGGTTCGATGCGCGGCGCCCGGATGGCCGCACTGCGGGAGGCCTTCGCCGGGCTCAGCGGCGCCGACTCGTCCGCCTCCGGCAAGTTCACCCGCTTCTACCGGGGCGAGCGGCTGACCGTCGTCCGGTTCGGTGGCCGGGTGCTGGAGGAGAGGACCGTCACCGTCACCGGGCCGCAGGACCTGACGTCCCTCGCCGGCACGGTCGCCCGGGGCGGATACGGCGACGCCACCGCCGTCTGGTCCGCCCTCGACCGCGGCTACCGCACCGCCGCCCGTGAACTGGCCGCCGATCCCGACCGCTCCGTCTCGATCGTCCTGATGACGGACGGCGAGAACAACGCGGGCCTGTCCTATGCGGAGTTCGTACGCCGCCACCAGGCGTTGCCCGCCTCCGTGCGCGCCGCCGTCCCCACCTACCCCGTCCACTTCGGCGAGGCCGACGCGGGAGAACTGCGACGCGCGGCGCAGCGGACGGGCGGGCGGATGGTGGAGGCGGCCGGCTCGTCCCTTTCCGAGTCCTTCAAGGAGATCCGTGGTTGTCACTGA